Proteins from a genomic interval of Oryctolagus cuniculus chromosome 8, mOryCun1.1, whole genome shotgun sequence:
- the LOC100339942 gene encoding GATA zinc finger domain-containing protein 1, whose product MSAAPPQSNGGGGGKQSKQEIHWRSARLRNTKYKSAPAAEKKVSTKGKGRRHIFKLKNPIKAPESVSTIITAESIFYKCVYYQIGDVVSVIDEQDGKPYYAQIRGFIQEQYCEKSEPLTWLIPTLSSPRDRFDPASYIIGPKEELPRKMEYLEFVCHAPSEYFKSRSSPFPTVPTRPEKGCIWTHVGPTPAITIKETVANHL is encoded by the coding sequence ATGTCGGCCGCCCCTCCGCAAAGCAACGGCGGCGGGGGCGGCAAGCAGAGTAAGCAGGAAATCCACTGGAGGTCTGCTCGGCTGAGAAACACTAAATACAAATCCGCTCCAGCGGCCGAAAAGAAAGTGTCCACCAAAGGCAAAGGGAGaaggcatatttttaaattgaaaaaccCCATCAAAGCTCCCGAGTCAGTCTCCACCATAATTACTGCAGAGTCCATCTTCTACAAGTGTGTGTATTACCAAATTGGCGACGTGGTTTCTGTGATTGATGAGCAAGATGGAAAGCCCTACTATGCTCAGATCAGGGGTTTCATCCAGGAGCAGTACTGCGAGAAGAGTGAGCCTCTGACGTGGCTCATTCCCACTCTCTCCAGCCCCAGAGACCGGTTTGATCCTGCGTCCTATATCATAGGGCCAAAAGAAGAGCTCCCAAGGAAGATGGAATACTTGGAGTTTGTTTGTCATGCACCTTCTGAATATTTCAAGTCACGGTCATCACCTTTTCCCACGGTTCCTACCAGACCTGAGAAGGGCTGTATATGGACTCACGTCGGACCTACTCCTGCAATAACTATCAAGGAAACAGTCGCCAACCATTTGTAG